A portion of the Oncorhynchus gorbuscha isolate QuinsamMale2020 ecotype Even-year linkage group LG07, OgorEven_v1.0, whole genome shotgun sequence genome contains these proteins:
- the LOC124039982 gene encoding transcription factor Sox-9-A-like: MNLLDPFLKMTDEQDKCLSDAPSPSMSEDSAGSPCPSGSGSDTENTRPSENGLLMGPDGPLVEFKKDDDDKFPVCIRDAVSQVLKGYDWTLVPMPVRVNGSSKNKPHVKRPMNAFMVWAQAARRKLADQYPHLHNAELSKTLGKLWRLLNEGEKRPFVEEAERLRVQHKKDHPDYKYQPRRRKSMKNGQSESEDGSEQTHISPGAIFKALQQADSPASSIGEVHSPGEHSGQSQGPPTPPTTPKTDIQVGKVDLKREGRPLQEGTGRQLNIDFRDVDIGELSSDVISHIDTFDVNEFDQYLPPNGHPGAPGTAAGQVSYNGTYGISSSAVSQAAGGTAGHSWMTKTQSQQQHSLTTLGSGGEQGQNQRTPTHIKTEQLSPSHYNDQQNSSPPQHVTYGSFNLQHYSSSSYPSITRAQYDFSDHQVGTNSYYSHAAGGQGSGLYSFSSYMSPSQRPMYTPIADTTGVPSVPQTLSPQHHWDQQPVYTQLSRP, translated from the exons ATGAATCTACTCGACCCCTTCCTGAAAATGACAGACGAACAAGACAAATGTCTCTCTGACGCACCGAGCCCGAGCATGTCCGAGGACTCTGCGGGATCCCCGTGCCCTTCCGGCTCTGGCTCAGACACCGAGAACACCAGACCTTCAGAGAACGGTCTGCTGATGGGTCCGGACGGCCCCCTCGTCGAGTTCAAGAAGGACGACGATGACAAGTTCCCCGTGTGCATCCGCGACGCTGTGTCCCAGGTGCTGAAGGGCTACGACTGGACCCTGGTGCCAATGCCAGTCCGAGTGAACGGATCTAGTAAGAACAAGCCCCACGTCAAGAGACCGATGAACGCGTTTATGGTTTGGGCGCAAGCCGCTCGGAGAAAACTGGCTGATCAGTACCCTCATCTGCATAACGCGGAGCTGAGCAAAACTCTGGGGAAACTATGGAG GCTTCTCAATGAGGGAGAGAAGCGTCCGTTCGTGGAGGAGGCAGAGCGCTTGAGGGTACAGCACAAGAAAGACCACCCCGACTACAAGTACCAGCCCCGGCGAAGGAAGTCCATGAAGAACGGACAAAGCGAGTCTGAGGACGGCAGCGAGCAGACGCACATATCGCCAGGAGCGATCTTCAAGGCGCTCCAGCAAGCTGACTCTCCAGCCTCTAGCATAGGAGAAGTGCACTCCCCGGGAGAACACTCAG GCCAGTCCCAAGGGCCCCCCACCCCTCCCACCACACCTAAGACCGACATCCAAGTGGGAAAGGTGGACCTGAAGCGTGAGGGTCGCCCCTTACAGGAAGGCACGGGCCGTCAGCTCAACATCGATTTCCGGGATGTGGACATCGGTGAGCTGAGCAGCGACGTAATCTCCCACATCGATACCTTCGATGTCAACGAGTTTGACCAGTACCTGCCCCCCAACGGTCACCCAGGCGCTCCTGGCACTGCCGCTGGCCAGGTCTCCTACAACGGTACCTATGGCATCAGCAGCTCCGCAGTCAGCCAGGCAGCAGGGGGCACCGCAGGGCACAGCTGGATGACCAAGACCCAGAGTCAGCAGCAGCACTCCCTGACCACGCTGGGTAGTGGAGGGGAGCAGGGCCAGAACCAGAGGACCCCCACACACATCAAGACAGAGCAGCTGAGCCCCAGCCACTACAACGATCAGCAGAACTCCTCCCCCCCGCAGCACGTCACCTACGGCTCCTTCAACCTGCAACACTACAGCTCTTCCTCCTACCCCTCCATCACCCGCGCCCAGTATGACTTTTCTGACCACCAGGTCGGCACCAACTCCTACTACAGCCACGCAGCTGGGGGCCAGGGCTCAGGGCTCTACTCCTTCAGCAGCTACATGAGCCCTAGCCAGAGGCCCATGTACACCCCCATCGCAGACACAACAGGAGTGCCCTCCGTGCCACAGACCCTCAGTCCCCAGCATCACTGGGACCAGCAGCCAGTGTACACACAGCTCTCCCGGCCCTGA